The following are encoded in a window of Clostridium thermarum genomic DNA:
- a CDS encoding YceG family protein — protein MVDKVDFNKLDIQAINSELSDDMMRDIKTPVKDRRGFNYNSYVISIPRYFYRFLGIKTNEEEYYNNLYKIDRDIRTFTRLYMRFDKGLDRNIGLSMQNKLNEIGKNINFDSGIDSSYIVNAIDNAGLFPSMSNPAFTLQMKNYFKVMLDYYMRTRAELQMQEFKLVLNYGVHWLNLYSKGLFDNFNYIDINPKVLYYGNITPEEAFFLIFLSTLGCDVLYFNPINAGSIAQVDKFNAFSREIIYLNRGEIKDFPQELKDRIKTTAYNAREELNKTLFDESGSFYRPWQFADYSIQSLTMRTTYEEVNLWAKEKAMIRDGWKVENKTVFIPNIFAKISGTHEDIDKYWKEVNEIVEQKNTKFINKLPIIEVVPLEYGKLQQVYPEHGKADFDTNKLMKMSWWKYKELRIGLQRAIAEKIKQLCLNPVVYNVENQPFRDFQVDIFSVLINLDLSMLQLLQSFDYPDQVPKIVIYNNEKNGNVSYEDCIMLSFMNAMGVDIMIYNPSGYTDIETYIYPDIYDVHHLEKVSFNLDFKKYQEKKKGFFKSIFGK, from the coding sequence ATGGTAGATAAAGTTGATTTTAATAAGCTAGATATTCAAGCTATAAATTCAGAGCTCAGCGATGACATGATGCGGGATATAAAGACACCGGTAAAGGACAGAAGAGGCTTCAATTATAACTCTTATGTCATTTCGATACCAAGGTATTTCTACAGATTCCTGGGTATTAAGACTAATGAAGAGGAATATTACAACAATTTATATAAAATTGATAGGGATATAAGGACCTTTACCAGACTATACATGAGGTTTGACAAGGGCTTAGATAGAAATATTGGCTTATCCATGCAGAATAAGCTGAACGAAATAGGAAAAAACATTAATTTTGACAGCGGTATCGACAGTTCATATATTGTCAATGCCATCGATAATGCAGGCCTGTTTCCGTCCATGTCTAATCCAGCCTTTACCCTGCAGATGAAGAATTATTTTAAGGTAATGCTTGACTACTATATGAGAACCAGGGCGGAGCTACAAATGCAGGAATTCAAGCTGGTGCTAAACTACGGAGTTCATTGGCTCAATTTATACAGCAAAGGACTCTTTGACAATTTTAACTATATTGATATCAATCCAAAGGTTTTATATTATGGGAACATAACACCGGAAGAGGCCTTTTTCCTCATATTTTTGTCAACACTTGGCTGTGATGTATTATATTTCAACCCGATAAATGCGGGAAGCATTGCCCAAGTGGACAAATTTAATGCCTTCTCCAGAGAAATAATATATTTGAACCGTGGAGAAATAAAAGACTTTCCCCAGGAACTAAAGGACAGAATAAAGACTACAGCCTACAACGCCAGAGAGGAACTAAACAAGACCCTGTTCGATGAGAGCGGAAGCTTCTATAGGCCATGGCAGTTTGCGGATTACAGTATTCAGTCACTTACCATGAGAACCACCTATGAGGAGGTAAATCTCTGGGCCAAGGAAAAGGCAATGATCCGAGATGGCTGGAAGGTGGAAAATAAAACTGTATTTATACCCAACATCTTTGCCAAGATCAGCGGCACTCATGAGGATATCGACAAGTACTGGAAGGAAGTTAATGAAATTGTAGAACAGAAAAATACAAAGTTTATAAATAAGCTTCCCATCATTGAGGTTGTACCATTGGAGTATGGTAAACTTCAACAGGTCTATCCTGAGCATGGTAAGGCAGACTTTGACACAAATAAATTGATGAAAATGTCCTGGTGGAAGTATAAAGAATTGAGAATAGGCCTTCAAAGGGCCATTGCCGAGAAGATCAAGCAGCTTTGCTTGAATCCCGTGGTATATAATGTGGAAAATCAACCCTTCAGAGATTTTCAGGTAGATATCTTTTCTGTACTTATAAATTTGGATCTGTCAATGCTGCAGCTGCTCCAAAGCTTTGACTATCCGGATCAGGTACCGAAAATTGTTATATACAATAATGAAAAGAACGGAAATGTCTCCTATGAGGACTGCATAATGCTTTCCTTTATGAATGCCATGGGAGTTGATATAATGATCTATAACCCATCAGGCTATACAGATATAGAAACTTATATATATCCCGATATCTACGACGTGCATCATCTGGAAAAAGTCAGCTTCAATCTTGATTTCAAAAAATATCAGGAAAAAAAGAAGGGCTTTTTCAAGAGTATTTTTGGTAAGTAA
- a CDS encoding MutS family DNA mismatch repair protein, whose translation MNKGIDYYIETKEKNEKICTELKSEISQIGYLRLVDFIIGVVVSAYIYSLNQYVIFSIVAVIWIGVFIYLVKLHERAIERKNYAEALVTINKRGIERVQGGWNKFEDDGSEFIDEDHPYSGDLDIVGHSSLFQWINTTATYMGRLKLKDYLLNPLKDVSEIKRRQETVKELSQEVETRQKINAEAMLIRDKSKDPEELLQWAGTNDVQMDSIWIKLIVNGLTLAFFTIVFLLIFTELISYKYILAIIALNIVVLTAANKKLSGSLDTIHKYKDGIKIYERIIKIIEDKEFASQAVKDLKKGFYTDTGKKASEVIGELKTISDLIADRRNMGYIIVNLALLWDFRIASMLYKWKCQYGRYLKNWLEIIAEVEALASLSNISFENEEWCFPEVHEGVSLLKAQNLGHPLLGHRRVSNDFTIKDQGSVIFITGSNMSGKSTFLRTVGINLVMSYCGAPVCASSFSAAIMDVYTCMRVSDNLEKSISSFYAEILRIKKIVSASKQNSKIFFLLDEIFKGTNSIDRHQGATVLIKQLSRRGASGMVSTHDLELGELEKEMPKVANYHFQEHYDNGKLNFDYKLRKGISATRNAMHIIRLAGIEVE comes from the coding sequence ATGAACAAGGGTATTGATTATTATATTGAGACCAAAGAAAAAAATGAAAAAATCTGCACAGAGCTAAAAAGTGAGATTTCTCAAATCGGATATTTAAGGCTTGTGGACTTTATAATAGGTGTAGTAGTCTCTGCCTATATATATAGTTTAAATCAATATGTGATTTTTTCAATAGTTGCTGTGATTTGGATTGGCGTATTTATATACTTGGTTAAACTGCACGAAAGGGCCATTGAAAGGAAAAATTATGCCGAAGCCTTAGTGACCATAAATAAGAGAGGTATAGAGAGGGTACAGGGGGGCTGGAACAAGTTTGAGGATGATGGTTCTGAGTTTATAGATGAAGACCATCCCTACAGCGGCGACTTGGACATTGTGGGTCACAGCTCCCTCTTTCAGTGGATAAATACCACCGCTACCTATATGGGCAGGCTTAAGCTGAAGGACTACCTTCTGAATCCTTTGAAAGACGTCAGTGAGATAAAAAGAAGGCAGGAGACCGTAAAGGAATTATCCCAGGAAGTTGAGACAAGGCAGAAAATTAATGCTGAAGCCATGCTCATCAGGGATAAATCCAAAGATCCGGAAGAACTGCTCCAGTGGGCTGGGACCAATGATGTTCAGATGGATAGCATTTGGATAAAACTTATAGTTAACGGCCTTACCTTGGCCTTCTTTACAATTGTATTCTTGCTGATATTTACAGAGCTGATTTCCTATAAGTATATTTTGGCAATCATTGCCCTGAATATAGTGGTTTTGACAGCAGCCAACAAGAAGCTCAGCGGTTCCTTAGACACTATACATAAGTACAAAGACGGAATAAAGATATATGAGAGAATCATTAAAATAATTGAAGATAAAGAATTTGCCTCACAGGCAGTGAAGGATTTGAAGAAAGGCTTCTATACCGATACTGGGAAAAAGGCTTCTGAGGTAATAGGGGAACTGAAGACCATATCGGACTTAATAGCTGACAGAAGAAACATGGGCTATATAATAGTAAATTTAGCCCTTCTATGGGATTTCCGCATAGCCTCCATGCTGTATAAATGGAAATGTCAGTACGGAAGGTATTTAAAAAATTGGCTTGAGATTATCGCAGAAGTAGAGGCACTGGCCAGCCTTTCCAATATAAGCTTCGAAAATGAAGAATGGTGCTTTCCTGAAGTCCATGAAGGGGTGAGCTTGCTAAAGGCACAGAATCTTGGACACCCATTGCTGGGCCACCGGAGGGTCTCTAACGATTTTACTATAAAAGACCAGGGCAGTGTTATCTTCATCACCGGGTCCAATATGTCCGGCAAGAGCACCTTTCTGAGAACTGTAGGCATAAACTTGGTGATGAGCTACTGCGGGGCTCCAGTCTGTGCCTCCAGTTTTTCCGCAGCAATCATGGATGTATATACCTGCATGAGGGTCAGCGATAACCTTGAAAAGAGCATCTCTTCCTTCTATGCGGAAATACTGAGGATAAAAAAGATAGTAAGTGCCTCAAAACAAAATAGCAAAATTTTCTTCCTGCTGGATGAAATTTTTAAAGGTACAAATTCCATAGATAGGCATCAAGGTGCCACAGTACTGATAAAACAGCTGAGCCGCCGTGGCGCTTCCGGCATGGTTTCAACCCATGACCTGGAGCTGGGTGAATTGGAAAAGGAAATGCCCAAGGTAGCCAACTATCATTTCCAGGAGCATTATGATAATGGAAAATTGAACTTTGACTATAAATTAAGAAAAGGTATATCTGCCACAAGAAACGCCATGCACATAATCAGGCTGGCCGGGATAGAGGTAGAATAG
- a CDS encoding MFS transporter produces the protein MRVSTRISSLFNPYRGLSREIWVLFAARIINSMGAFIYPLLTLILTIKLEVPEDKAGLLISASGIAFMFSGVIGGKLTDLFGRKKIIITLNLIGACLYIAAAFVPVSINMIPMIIAAGFFMGMSDPASSALIADITEPKTRDGAYSLFYMGMNIGFAVSPTIGGLLLKNHLNLLFFIDGFTAILSMLLIAVFIPESFNKNQEIVGEDRELEKHVEGSTLSILIKRPILIFFALIMFGYNFVYAQWSYLYPMQVEQSFVGQGAKIYGRLVSFNALIVIFLTPVITKLLSSKKSIRRIFYGGILYAAGFGSLAFGGNIYFYIFSTAIITFGEITVTISSSPFLANHTPASHRGRIGSVLPIIMGAGQILGPGVMGVILKLTGINGAWFFTGGIMSIFALFTLLLDRYENRKKVEVNTTEVA, from the coding sequence TTGAGAGTATCAACAAGAATTAGTTCGCTATTTAATCCTTACAGAGGTTTATCCAGAGAAATATGGGTGCTTTTTGCTGCAAGGATCATAAACAGTATGGGGGCTTTTATTTACCCCCTGTTGACATTAATCTTAACAATAAAGCTGGAAGTACCAGAGGATAAGGCAGGTTTATTAATATCCGCTTCCGGCATTGCCTTCATGTTCAGCGGTGTTATTGGGGGAAAACTTACAGATTTATTTGGCAGAAAGAAAATTATTATAACCTTGAATTTGATTGGCGCATGTTTGTATATTGCTGCAGCCTTTGTACCGGTTTCCATCAATATGATTCCAATGATCATAGCCGCCGGCTTTTTCATGGGCATGTCGGATCCAGCCAGTTCAGCCTTGATTGCTGATATAACTGAGCCAAAGACGAGAGATGGAGCCTACTCACTATTCTATATGGGAATGAATATAGGCTTTGCAGTATCCCCTACAATAGGCGGTTTGCTGCTGAAGAATCATTTGAACCTCCTGTTCTTTATAGATGGATTTACAGCTATTTTGTCAATGCTGCTCATAGCGGTTTTCATACCGGAATCCTTCAATAAAAATCAGGAAATAGTGGGAGAAGACAGAGAGCTGGAAAAGCATGTAGAAGGATCAACCTTAAGTATATTAATTAAAAGACCAATACTGATCTTCTTTGCACTCATAATGTTTGGATATAACTTCGTATATGCACAATGGAGCTATTTATACCCAATGCAGGTGGAACAGAGTTTCGTGGGGCAAGGGGCAAAGATCTATGGACGTCTTGTCAGCTTCAATGCACTAATAGTTATCTTCTTGACACCGGTGATAACTAAGCTATTATCCTCTAAAAAGAGTATAAGAAGAATCTTCTATGGAGGAATTTTATATGCAGCAGGCTTTGGATCCCTTGCCTTTGGAGGAAATATATACTTTTACATCTTTTCTACAGCTATAATAACCTTTGGAGAAATAACTGTTACAATAAGTTCGTCACCTTTCTTGGCCAACCATACACCGGCTTCCCACAGAGGAAGAATAGGTTCTGTACTGCCTATTATTATGGGAGCAGGGCAAATCCTGGGCCCGGGAGTTATGGGAGTTATATTGAAACTTACAGGAATCAATGGGGCATGGTTTTTCACTGGTGGAATAATGAGCATCTTTGCATTATTCACTCTTCTCTTAGATAGATATGAGAATAGAAAAAAGGTAGAGGTTAATACTACTGAGGTAGCATAA
- a CDS encoding DUF4153 domain-containing protein, with protein sequence MSNREKLTSLLGAVLIGILWDRVLYNGFGGLGFSIVMIALVLFYYVMLADKLELKGNKGLLFLAPLFIIMIRSTIYDNKPIQLLNALILPVLMTGTAIILWFKDIDYSRLSFIGEILGHMIMYPLIHLGKPFLVLKNRLFSSNSLKAKKVNPYVVTGIVISVPLLLIVLVFLSSADMMFSYYVNKFFNTLNFLDNWGISDALSHIILVFIFAIYFFSFVWGFSERKEPTSSSASEFAADSVTISIPLAMLNVIYFLFAIVQFSYLYGNGQLPEGYTYAEYARRGFFELVAVTIINFSIILFGLTKTKSTRAKVSRFCSVLYTLLALFTLNMLYSAHYKMRLYETTYGYTYLRVYVHLFMALLLILNLTALVAIWYKKIKLPKVFVLGSLIFYTLLNVINVDSFIAKQNIEIYRQNGKIDFHYLTSLSDDAVPYLIELTEDSEQEIPPVLVEDLNNRRERLMEPQSYSIFRFNVSKNRARKLLK encoded by the coding sequence ATGAGTAATAGAGAAAAACTTACAAGTCTATTGGGTGCTGTTTTAATAGGAATCCTCTGGGATAGGGTGCTCTACAATGGCTTTGGTGGCCTAGGATTTTCAATAGTTATGATAGCTCTTGTATTGTTTTATTATGTAATGCTAGCTGATAAACTTGAGCTAAAAGGAAATAAGGGGCTGCTTTTTCTTGCTCCACTATTTATAATTATGATCCGCAGTACCATATATGACAATAAGCCCATACAATTGCTCAATGCCTTAATTCTTCCCGTACTTATGACCGGTACAGCCATAATATTATGGTTTAAGGATATTGACTATTCTAGGCTAAGCTTTATTGGAGAGATACTTGGCCACATGATAATGTATCCTCTGATACACCTTGGCAAGCCATTTTTGGTGCTTAAAAACCGTCTATTTTCTTCAAATTCATTGAAGGCCAAAAAAGTTAATCCTTATGTGGTAACCGGAATAGTGATTTCTGTACCTTTGCTGCTGATAGTGTTAGTTTTCCTATCTTCTGCAGACATGATGTTCAGTTATTATGTGAATAAGTTTTTCAACACCCTCAACTTCCTTGATAATTGGGGGATTTCAGATGCCTTGTCACATATCATATTAGTTTTTATTTTTGCAATATACTTTTTCTCCTTTGTCTGGGGCTTCTCCGAAAGAAAAGAGCCTACAAGCAGTTCTGCTTCTGAGTTTGCAGCGGATTCTGTGACAATTTCAATCCCCTTAGCAATGTTGAATGTCATATACTTTCTTTTTGCCATAGTACAGTTTTCATATTTATATGGCAATGGTCAACTGCCAGAGGGTTATACCTATGCCGAATATGCACGAAGGGGCTTCTTTGAACTTGTAGCAGTAACAATAATCAATTTTTCCATTATATTGTTCGGCCTTACAAAAACCAAATCTACCAGAGCAAAAGTCAGTCGCTTCTGCAGTGTTTTATATACCCTCTTAGCATTATTTACTCTTAATATGCTCTATTCCGCTCATTATAAAATGAGGTTATATGAAACAACCTATGGTTACACCTATTTAAGAGTATATGTCCATCTTTTTATGGCACTGCTGCTAATTTTGAATTTGACTGCCTTAGTTGCTATCTGGTATAAGAAAATCAAGTTGCCAAAAGTATTTGTATTGGGTTCTCTAATTTTTTATACCCTGTTAAATGTGATTAATGTAGATTCCTTTATAGCTAAGCAAAACATAGAAATTTACAGACAAAATGGGAAGATAGACTTCCATTACTTAACCTCCCTATCCGATGATGCCGTTCCCTATCTCATTGAACTTACTGAGGATTCCGAGCAGGAAATACCTCCAGTGTTGGTTGAGGATCTGAATAATAGACGTGAACGGCTTATGGAACCACAAAGCTATAGTATCTTTAGATTTAATGTAAGCAAAAACCGGGCCCGAAAACTTTTAAAGTAG
- a CDS encoding helix-turn-helix domain-containing protein — translation MAILVNLDVMMAKRKISLTELAERVGITNANLSILKTGKAKAIRFSTLDAICRELKCQPGDILEYKEGIEVEYDE, via the coding sequence ATGGCTATATTAGTAAACCTTGATGTTATGATGGCTAAACGAAAGATTTCTTTGACAGAATTAGCCGAGAGAGTGGGTATAACCAATGCAAATTTATCTATATTAAAAACCGGAAAGGCTAAGGCTATCAGATTCAGCACCTTAGATGCCATATGCCGAGAATTGAAGTGCCAGCCCGGCGATATATTAGAATATAAAGAAGGTATTGAGGTGGAATATGATGAGTAA
- the ilvA gene encoding threonine ammonia-lyase, with product MGTVRPILDFKEIENAKDRLQDVVKETKLIYSNIFSSECGNQVYIKPENLQVTGSFKIRGAYNKIGKLSSEDKQKGLIAASAGNHAQGVAFAAQKLGTPAVIVMPKTTPLIKVEATKNLGAEVILHGDCYDEACAYARELEKEKGYIFIHPFDDLDVIAGQGTIGIEILEELKDADYILAAVGGGGLLTGIAVAAKSINPNVKVIGVEPEGSPSLKLSIDSNRIIDLDSVKTIADGAAVKKPGELTFALTKEYVDEIITVSDYELMEAFLILLEKHKLIAENAGVLPLAGLKRIADKDKKVVCVVSGGNIDVLTISSLINRGLVSRGRVFCFTMELPDKPGQLMRVCEILARNNANIIKLDHNQYKTLYRFMQVQLEVTVETNGHDHVASIIDDFQKEGFTINKVY from the coding sequence ATGGGGACAGTTAGACCAATTTTAGACTTTAAGGAAATCGAAAATGCTAAAGATAGACTGCAAGATGTAGTTAAAGAAACAAAGTTAATATACAGCAATATTTTTAGCAGTGAATGTGGTAATCAAGTTTATATTAAACCTGAAAACTTACAGGTAACCGGTTCTTTTAAAATAAGAGGAGCTTATAACAAGATTGGCAAACTTAGCAGTGAAGATAAACAAAAGGGGCTTATTGCAGCTTCTGCCGGAAATCATGCTCAGGGTGTGGCTTTTGCTGCCCAGAAGTTAGGTACTCCTGCAGTAATTGTAATGCCAAAGACTACTCCCCTTATAAAGGTTGAAGCTACTAAAAATCTTGGTGCAGAGGTTATACTTCATGGTGACTGCTATGATGAAGCCTGTGCATATGCAAGGGAACTGGAAAAAGAAAAGGGATACATATTTATTCATCCCTTTGATGATTTGGATGTAATTGCCGGACAGGGAACCATCGGTATAGAAATTCTGGAAGAACTTAAAGATGCAGATTATATACTAGCTGCAGTTGGCGGCGGCGGCTTATTAACTGGTATCGCAGTCGCAGCTAAGTCCATAAATCCTAATGTAAAGGTTATTGGAGTTGAGCCGGAGGGTTCGCCTTCACTAAAGTTGTCCATAGACAGCAACAGAATCATTGACCTGGATTCTGTTAAGACCATAGCAGACGGAGCGGCTGTTAAAAAGCCCGGTGAATTAACCTTTGCTCTGACTAAAGAATATGTGGATGAAATAATCACTGTTTCTGATTACGAACTTATGGAGGCCTTTTTAATTTTATTGGAAAAGCATAAACTCATTGCTGAAAATGCAGGTGTTCTGCCTTTGGCAGGTCTCAAACGTATTGCTGATAAGGATAAGAAGGTAGTTTGTGTTGTCAGCGGTGGTAATATAGATGTGCTGACCATCTCCTCCCTTATTAATAGAGGCCTTGTATCCAGAGGTCGAGTGTTCTGCTTTACCATGGAGCTTCCGGATAAACCAGGTCAGTTAATGAGGGTTTGTGAAATACTTGCAAGAAATAATGCAAATATTATTAAGCTTGATCATAATCAATATAAGACCTTATACCGCTTTATGCAGGTTCAGCTGGAGGTTACTGTTGAGACAAACGGTCATGATCATGTTGCCAGCATAATTGACGATTTCCAAAAAGAAGGTTTTACCATAAATAAAGTTTATTAA
- a CDS encoding MDR family MFS transporter has product MKTILDKFNFFKTYRGLPRSMYVLFIAQIINRFGDFVMPFLTLYLTVKIGLEPILVGAIVTICSIIGIPASFLGGYFADKFGRKKTYLYAQGLAALILLPCAFVKDPYINVTCLMLSSFFHGFIRPAMNAIVTDVLPPEKRQAGFALQYLGINLGVALGPLVAGFLFNNLLPMLFIGDVITSFIALYLVAANIKETHPTYTKEVVYSQAEKEEKKNIFVALAKRPQLALFFLVYIAYSFIYTQHRFALPLTVTDIFGDAGAQRFSYLMSVNAVTVLGFTVIITGLTSKLHPLVNMALAGITYAVGFGMLGYVDSLLMLVLSTVIWTIGEILVMTSFGVYVANNSPSNYRATFSAFGNLSWSIGGALGTSLAGMYVDSYGLKALWNLTIIISLVATVLMFWLREWRKWGTVRN; this is encoded by the coding sequence ATGAAAACAATATTAGATAAGTTCAACTTTTTTAAAACCTACCGTGGGCTGCCGAGGAGCATGTATGTTTTATTTATAGCACAGATAATTAACAGATTTGGTGATTTTGTAATGCCCTTTCTGACACTATATCTAACTGTGAAGATTGGACTGGAACCCATACTGGTTGGGGCCATAGTGACAATTTGCTCAATCATTGGTATCCCTGCTTCCTTTCTGGGGGGATACTTTGCGGATAAATTTGGAAGAAAGAAGACTTACTTATATGCCCAAGGGCTTGCAGCCTTAATCCTGCTGCCCTGTGCTTTTGTAAAGGACCCATATATAAATGTAACTTGTCTTATGCTTAGTTCTTTCTTCCATGGCTTTATAAGGCCGGCGATGAACGCTATTGTTACGGATGTACTTCCGCCGGAAAAGAGGCAAGCTGGCTTTGCCTTACAGTATCTTGGCATAAACTTAGGTGTTGCTCTTGGCCCACTGGTGGCAGGATTTTTATTTAATAACTTGTTGCCCATGCTTTTTATAGGCGACGTCATTACTTCCTTTATAGCATTGTATCTGGTAGCAGCAAATATAAAGGAAACCCATCCTACCTATACTAAGGAAGTGGTATACTCCCAGGCTGAAAAGGAAGAGAAGAAAAATATCTTCGTAGCATTGGCAAAGCGTCCGCAGCTGGCTTTGTTTTTCCTTGTCTACATAGCCTATTCTTTTATCTATACCCAGCACCGTTTTGCACTTCCGCTAACGGTTACGGATATTTTTGGGGATGCCGGAGCCCAGAGATTCAGTTACTTGATGAGTGTAAATGCTGTAACGGTGCTTGGCTTTACAGTTATAATCACAGGCTTAACATCAAAATTACATCCCTTGGTGAACATGGCCCTAGCCGGAATAACCTATGCAGTGGGCTTTGGTATGTTAGGGTACGTTGACAGCCTGCTGATGTTGGTACTGTCTACGGTTATATGGACAATCGGAGAAATTCTGGTAATGACAAGCTTCGGGGTATATGTGGCAAACAATAGTCCAAGCAATTACAGGGCAACCTTTAGTGCCTTCGGTAACCTGAGCTGGTCTATAGGTGGTGCCCTTGGTACTTCCCTGGCCGGGATGTACGTTGATTCCTACGGATTAAAGGCCCTATGGAACTTGACAATTATAATCTCATTGGTAGCCACTGTATTGATGTTCTGGCTGCGGGAATGGAGAAAATGGGGGACGGTTCGCAACTGA
- a CDS encoding toxic anion resistance protein has protein sequence MADNEIMQIKEDDTEQRVISIKEKLRRSPEVLQIASAINVKDANAILEYGNQPAQEISKFADQILKTMKTNTVESSGIMIKELTNIMKKFDKQDFEDKPEGFFGKLFNKPMKSIEKVMGKYKTIGSEIDKIYVELGKYKNDLNDANIMLDNMYEQNFQYYQELEKYIVAGNLVIEKLENEDLPALEAKAAATGDQMDYMNLENMKTAIEMMKQRVYDLETAKMVSLQTAPQIRMIQRGNYKLVSKIHSAFIITIPVFKNGIVQAVALKRQRIVSDSLTELDRTTNELLLKNAENIKNQSIDIAKLAGSTSVRIDTLEKTWNTIMEGIEETKRIEEENKRLREQGLLKLDDMTEKLKRKSLNPSS, from the coding sequence ATGGCCGATAACGAAATAATGCAAATTAAGGAAGATGATACCGAACAGAGGGTTATAAGCATCAAAGAGAAGCTAAGACGCTCTCCAGAGGTGCTTCAAATAGCATCTGCCATTAACGTGAAGGATGCTAACGCCATTTTGGAGTACGGTAATCAGCCGGCACAGGAAATATCAAAGTTTGCCGACCAGATACTTAAGACCATGAAAACTAATACCGTAGAGAGCTCAGGTATTATGATCAAAGAGCTGACCAATATCATGAAGAAGTTCGACAAGCAGGACTTCGAAGATAAGCCTGAGGGCTTCTTTGGAAAGTTGTTCAATAAGCCAATGAAGAGCATTGAAAAGGTAATGGGAAAATATAAAACCATAGGTTCTGAAATTGACAAGATTTATGTTGAACTTGGAAAGTACAAGAACGATCTCAATGATGCTAACATAATGTTGGACAATATGTATGAGCAAAATTTTCAGTACTATCAAGAATTGGAGAAGTATATTGTAGCCGGTAACTTAGTGATTGAGAAACTGGAAAATGAAGACCTGCCTGCACTGGAGGCAAAAGCTGCAGCCACCGGGGACCAGATGGACTATATGAACCTGGAAAATATGAAAACTGCTATTGAGATGATGAAGCAAAGAGTTTACGACCTGGAAACAGCTAAGATGGTTTCACTGCAGACGGCACCTCAAATCAGAATGATACAAAGAGGTAACTACAAGCTGGTTTCTAAAATTCATTCAGCCTTCATAATTACAATACCGGTATTCAAAAACGGTATAGTTCAGGCTGTAGCCCTAAAGAGACAGCGAATAGTATCAGACTCCCTTACTGAGTTGGACAGAACCACTAACGAATTACTGCTGAAAAACGCAGAAAACATAAAGAATCAGAGCATTGACATAGCAAAACTGGCCGGTAGCACCAGTGTAAGAATAGATACTCTGGAGAAAACTTGGAATACAATCATGGAAGGTATAGAAGAAACCAAGCGAATAGAAGAAGAAAACAAGAGACTGAGAGAACAAGGCCTATTAAAACTGGACGACATGACGGAAAAACTAAAAAGAAAATCACTGAACCCAAGCTCTTAA
- a CDS encoding DUF5658 family protein: MLVRFFAGYDLLRLRIKLALIYVLNLSDIIFTLVLLNTGLYMEANIVMRNVVEDTSLSLAVKAIMPFVLILILAIRIQKADENQKKISNIVINGCLLYYLLINVSHIIWSILYLV, translated from the coding sequence GTGCTTGTAAGATTCTTTGCAGGCTATGACCTGTTAAGACTAAGGATAAAACTAGCGTTAATATATGTACTAAACCTATCAGACATAATTTTTACCCTAGTTTTGCTGAACACCGGTCTTTATATGGAAGCAAACATCGTTATGAGAAATGTTGTGGAAGATACTTCATTAAGCTTGGCTGTAAAAGCAATTATGCCTTTTGTACTTATATTGATACTGGCTATAAGAATTCAGAAAGCGGATGAAAATCAAAAAAAGATTTCAAACATTGTCATAAACGGATGTTTATTATACTACCTTTTGATAAATGTATCCCATATAATATGGAGCATTCTTTACCTTGTTTAG
- a CDS encoding DUF2975 domain-containing protein produces MKYYGKHSLASVLKVVMDILLIVAPIVFLFVFITSIKNAEGNYINLKNIITTLLYIIGGSSLLAILFNLRNIVASLIHNNPFIIKNVHRLENIAVSCFLVSVCYVINFFVNQQFKDFKFIFIDSSGIHTDIEFLIFFFTGCFILILSKVFKQAVEFKEEHDFTI; encoded by the coding sequence ATGAAATATTACGGTAAACATTCATTAGCATCAGTTTTAAAAGTTGTCATGGACATCCTTTTGATAGTTGCTCCCATAGTTTTCCTTTTTGTATTCATTACGTCCATAAAAAATGCTGAAGGTAACTATATAAACTTAAAAAACATCATTACAACATTGTTGTACATCATTGGTGGATCCTCCCTATTGGCTATACTATTTAACTTAAGAAATATAGTGGCATCACTTATTCACAATAACCCTTTTATCATAAAGAATGTGCACAGACTAGAAAATATAGCAGTAAGCTGCTTCCTTGTTTCTGTGTGCTATGTTATAAATTTCTTTGTTAACCAACAGTTTAAGGATTTCAAATTTATTTTCATTGACAGCAGCGGTATTCATACTGATATAGAGTTCTTAATTTTCTTCTTTACAGGATGTTTTATATTGATTCTTTCAAAGGTATTTAAGCAAGCTGTAGAATTCAAGGAAGAACATGACTTTACAATATGA